Part of the Paroedura picta isolate Pp20150507F chromosome 3, Ppicta_v3.0, whole genome shotgun sequence genome is shown below.
AatgaacaaaaagaaataaagtatAAGGCTCCAGAACATTTCTAGCTTTTACTACTATTGTGATATGTCCATGAAGGTAGTATAAGGGACATTTCCAAGATTGTGAGATATAAACACGAAGGTTTACTATGAGGAATTCATAAAACCCAATATAAAAAGCGTTTTTTTGGGATTTTAGTCAGGGAATGAGTTTAAAAAatctggaatgttttaaaaatttaatatttGTATATACTTTAATGCTGATAACTGCCCTTGGAGCattaggaagggcaggatacaaacaaAAATTTAGTCGTATTAAATCTTagtattaatattaaatattgaaatgctgattctgtgaacttaggaagattgtaagagggtgggcagaagggattctgtccatgcttagctcttgtggccctttcttggatgcccagggaagtgccaatcaccactttggagtcagaCGGCAAAATTCCTCCAGACtggactggtcagggattctggtttttcgGGGGGAGCATGATCTGTACAAggaataggggtcactgtggatggggaggtaggggattggattagatgaccctgaaggtcccttccatctctatgattctatgattcaatctcTCTTTCCCACAGCCATAATCAACTTTGTTGTTTATGTCGCTAGATCACCGTAATAAACCACAGACTCAGATAAACTGAATCCTAATTAAAGTCATTTGGCTTACAGTGCACTAGATTTTAGGAAAAATCTCAGAAACCAGAATTCAGGAAAATAACCAAAACACTGCAAGTGCCACTTCTAAACTCTTCAATTGTTCTTTCCCAAAGAAGCAACAAAGACTTTGATGGGTCCTCCAAATGACACAACAGTGACTGAATTCATCTTGATCGGCTTATCTGAACACCCTACAGCACAGTCTGTGTTCTTTTGGTTCCTCTTGGTGATATACCTCATAAGCTCTCTTGGGAATGGCCTCATCATCATATTGATTATCGCAGACTCTCATCTTCAttctcccatgtatttcttcctttgcATCCTCTCCTCAGTAGACCTCATCCTCTCCAACAATGCACTTCCTGAGATCctggtcaattgcttcttttacaGGCCCACCATCTCCTTCTACAGATGCTTGGTTCAGATGTACGTTGGTCTATCAGTCGTTGGAATGGAATGTCTTCTCCTGGCTGTCATGGCGTACGACCGTTTTGCAGCGATATGCCGGCCCCTCCACTATATGCAGATCATGAGCTGGAGATTTTGTACGAGTctagtctctgtgtgtgtgttctttgacgCACTGATTACCTTGATCGACGGTCTGCTGCAGCCAACTGACTTCTGTGGACGAAATGTCATTAACCATTTTGGATGCGAGCTGCAATCGTTCCTCAAGCTGGCCTGCTCTGACACACACGTTGCTGAGCTCTTCATGCAACTTGCCTCCTACCTCTTACTAATCCCACCCTTTGGCTTCATTGTGGCCACCTATGCGCGCATAGTCTTTGCCGTCCTGCGCATTCGCTCAACAGAGGGCCGGAAGAAAGCCTTCTCCACCTGTGGCTCCCACATAACGGTGGTCAGCATCTTTTACGGCACCATCATGATCATGTACTTGAAACCCCAAACAAAACATGCTTCAGATCATGATAAAGTCATATCTTTAATGTACGGGGTCTTAACTCCCACGCTCAACCCTCTAATCTACAGCTTGAGAAACAGGGATGTAAAAGGAGCTTTCTGGAGAGTGTTTGGAAGGAAAATGTCAGAATAAAGGTTTCCACCATATGCCGTACAGACCACTTTTTCGAATGGGAACCTTTCTCGCACACAAAGCACTGATTCTGTGCGGAAATGGGTAATTCATGCAATGTGACTATCAGCTGGTCCCCGTTTTACAATGTACACTGGAAAAGCCCTGCCAGTGATGGTTTATTTAATTCATGTATCTCTTCCAaaattgttgtttgtttgtttgacaatATTCTTAATGACAGATTCTTAGCTTCTCTGAGGGATTTAAATTGTAATGTAGTCTGCATTTTCCTCATGAATTTCCTTCCAGTGTTTCCTCAtgaatttcttttgcttttttacaagtccaccacataaaAGGTTCCATCTTTCTCACAACATTTTCGTTTATAGTTTCCTTTAAtccttttgtctgttttttcATTGTCCTTTGGAATACTATAAGAACAGTAGTGGGGTACATATCTTTATAATACCTTCCTGACCATTTTGATAGGTGCCACGCCCCCTTTTCTCTGTCCGATAGGGGTGTAGACATGGTGGGACATCTAGTGGGGAATGAAGCTGGCTCTGCTGGCCAGTGGGTTCGCTCCCAGGGGTGGGTCAGAATCACAGGGTTCGGTGTGGGAGgctgagggggtggaggagcaTACTGATGCAAACATAATGGCTaaagtgttttgtgtgtgtagtgggggaga
Proteins encoded:
- the LOC143831400 gene encoding olfactory receptor 13H1-like, giving the protein MGPPNDTTVTEFILIGLSEHPTAQSVFFWFLLVIYLISSLGNGLIIILIIADSHLHSPMYFFLCILSSVDLILSNNALPEILVNCFFYRPTISFYRCLVQMYVGLSVVGMECLLLAVMAYDRFAAICRPLHYMQIMSWRFCTSLVSVCVFFDALITLIDGLLQPTDFCGRNVINHFGCELQSFLKLACSDTHVAELFMQLASYLLLIPPFGFIVATYARIVFAVLRIRSTEGRKKAFSTCGSHITVVSIFYGTIMIMYLKPQTKHASDHDKVISLMYGVLTPTLNPLIYSLRNRDVKGAFWRVFGRKMSE